A region of the Pseudoprevotella muciniphila genome:
AACAATACCATTATCAGTTCTACAAAAGTATTGGGTAATGGCATAGTCAATGATGTTTATGACGTTGTTTATGTGAAATCCGAACTTTTCGATGCGACCAACAATCCACGCATAGCAGAAGAAATTGTCAAAATTAACGAGAAACTGCTTTCAGAAGACCGAAACTACATTCTCGTTGGTCCGGGTCGTTGGGGTAGCAGCGATCCATGGCTTGGTATTCCTGTGAAATGGGCTCACATCAGTGGCGCCAGAGTTATTGTGGAATGCGGTTTGCAAAACTATCAGGTTGACCCCAGTCAAGGCACACATTTCTTCCAGAATCTCACATCGCTTGGGACAGGTTACTTTACAATAAATCCGTTCCGCGATGATGGGTCGTTTGATGAAGACTACCTCAACAGTCTGCCGGCAGAAGAGGAGACAGAATTCGTCAGACTCGTTCACCGTGAAAAGCCTTTCGTTATAAAGATGGACGGCAGAAAGTCTATTGGAGTTGTCATGAAATAAGCCATACTTTGCTTTATTATTTCTAATTTATAGCAATTTCATCAACTTCCATTTTTATTTTTCTGCAATTTCCTATAAGATTTCTGTATATCTGATTATCGGAGAGCAGTTGTTCATTCCCCACTATGAACATCTGCTTTCTTGCTCTCGTAATTGCGACGTTGAGTTTTCTGTCGATTATGACGTCGCCACTTGTCTGAACATTTGAAAGCGTATCGAGTTGATATCGTCTTGAAATCGTAGTACTGAAGAAGATAAAATCCCTCTGACTTCCCTGAAAGCACTCTACAGTGTCTATTGTAATGTCTTCGTAATCGGGAACTTCCTCTTTTCTGAGTTCATTTCTTACAGCCCTAATTTGATTTCTAAAAGGTACGATAATACCGACCTGTTTAGGTGTGTATATTTCCTCCCCGTTTCGCTCATAAAGATTTATCAGACTTTTCAACAACTTTGCGACCACCTTTGCCTCGTTTGTATTGACTTTTACGTTTTCTACTATTTCGGGCGGACTGACATTTACAAACCCCATTCTTGTTTCAGCGATAAAGCGTTCTGTTTGCGACTGGGTTTTATTGAGATTGAGATTTTCCTTTTGGTGTGGGCACGGCACTTCTTCGAGTCTGCCTTCATAGAACACATTGCTTACGAACTTACTGATTTCCGGGTGCATTCTTCCTTGTTTATTCAGTAGTGCCGTAACACCTCTCCAATCATACTTTTGCTGCAGAATGCTCAGGCGTTGGAAGAAAGAATTGCGCAGGTTGTTAAGTCCAATCTGCTGCAGTGAATCCATTTCCACCTTTGTGTTTTTTTCTGATTGCACTACTACTGCGGGCAGTTGCTTGTGGTCCCCTATCAAGATAAACTTAGGTATGCAGACTTTTCCTCGTGAATTCTGCACTGAGAGTAATCCCACTATAAATGGTTCAAGAATTTGTGATGCTTCGTCGATGACTGCACATCCAATTGATTTCAGTTCAAAGAGTTCCGGTTTTCCGCTAATTGAAAGCACTGTTCCCACATAAATGTCCGTAGTTTGAATTATTCTCGCCGCATCCTGTCTTCTGTCACATTTTTCTACTCTTTTGCTCAAGAGCCTCTTTCTAAATTCAGGGGCACAAGCATGTTCATTCCCAATCCTGATATAGTTGGCATTTATTCCATCAAGCATACCACAGATTTCATCAACTGCTCTATTGGTATATGCCATTAGAAGCAGTGCTTGACCGTCAGGAGAAGTTGCAACAAACTCTTCTGTAATATTCTTTAGTGCTACACTTGTTTTTCCCGTTCCAGGAGGTCCTACAAGAAGGAAATAATCTTTCGCCTGCATAACCTGCAACACAATAGAGTTCATTTGTTCTCCATATTCTCCCTTTAGACGAATATTCGGGTTTGTTTCGGGTTTTCTTAGTCCGAGCAACAACTCTTGGCGACTTTTTTCTGTTCTCAGGAGTTGGAACAACCCTCGGAATGCCGTATTAAAAGAACTGTCTGTGTAATCATGTTCTATAGCATATAAGGCATCGGCGGGAAAGACTTCGGAATTTCTTTGGGGAAAAGTCAAAGCAAGTTCTATCTCATCAGTTCTTAAATTCACGATGTGTGCCCTAATCAATTGCTTATTGAGCACATTGTCTTCATTCTTATTCCGTTGATATACTTGAACTATTTCTCCACTTCTGAAATTGGGTATAAAATCATCATCGTAAGCAGGTATTTGGAAAACGATGTTTTCAACAGAATCATTTCCTTTTGTTTCCTTTATTTTCAGATCATAAAGTATGTCGCCCGTCAATATTTTCGTAGTGAAGTCGGCATTCCAGACTCTTGCAAATCCTCGACTTCCTCCCTCTCTCATGTCGCTTGTTTTGCTCATGAATTGTTCACGAACAAGGAATGTCAGATACTCGCAGAAATAATCTTTCAACACTCCTTTCATTTCTTTGAGTGGTGTTGTTATTTCAGAGAGACGAGGCTTCAGAAAATTATTGTATAATTTATCATTTATCTTATTTTCGTTAATAACATCTTCTCTGATATATGGCAGATATTTCGAGAAGTTGCCTTTTCTGATTGCCTGAAGCATTTTCACGATTCTGTTTCTGAGGAACATGATTTCTGCTACTGCTTCTGCTGAGTTACGTTCCTCATAAATCACGGGGTACTTGCTATATAAGAGATAACTTTTAATTTTGTCGCGTGGTATAAGGAAATTATAATGCAACATTTCAGCATAGAGCGTCATTTGCATCAAATTGTCCTTCTTAGGTTTTACTGGCTTACTGTAAAATTCTTCGGCTTTTCCACTTTTGAGTTCTATAAGACTTAACCTGTCTGACGACATGATGTCATACCTTCCTCTCAGCCCTAACGCTTCACAAATAAATGATGGCTCAAGAATGATTTCATCGAGTTTGATATTTACATGCCGGCTGCCGAAGTTTTGGTGTACTATTTTGTATATATTAGCGAAGTGCCGTTTCGTATCTTCAAAAAAATCAGTATTAGTTTCAGAAGAAAGAACCAGATATTGAAGAGCGAAATCCCTAAAGTTTTTCTTGCAAGCATCAAGATAGATCTGCTTCTGTTCACTCTTTTTTGAGTTGACGATATCATCTACAAACTGGTTAGCCAAATTTCCAAGCAGGAAGAAAATTTTTGTGGAAACCGGTTCAAACATCTTTAGCAAATAATTGAACGGATGATTTCCATAATGCATCATACAACCTGCAAGTTGGCTGACATCAATAAGAAAGTCCGGTTCAAAGATGATGAGCCTTGGCTCATATTTTCCATCAGATACTTTAGTATCTATCAAATTAACCGTCATGCCTGTTTCGAGGATTTTGAAAGTTTTTGAAGTTCTTTCGTTCGGAACGACAGTCCATTCATCGCCATCTACAGTAGAACAAACAAAGTTATCTTTATTGATTTGTTCTACTATGGCTCTTTTTTTAAGGTATATCGCCTCTATCTTTTGGGTTTCTCTTTTTTCTGGCACGTAAAGATGTGCCAGATTTGACGGTACTTTTGTATGATAGAGTTGTGCTATAAAATGAGAAAGATGTCCGCAATCCCTTGCAAATGTCTGCTCATCGGGCAACATTTCGCCACGAAGCACTAATCTTATCCTTCTTCGAGCAAAATCTATGTCTCGCTTATCAATTTTGTTTGCTTGACAGACGGCATTAAGTTGTGAAAACAACCCTGTAAATGATGTATTGTAATCTTCTGAAAACGAATTGCAAACACGTTGAAGTAGTTCGTTTAGTTGATAATACTTTGAGCGCAACGATGTTTGTTGTCTGGTGAGTTCCTGTATTTCGGAAAATAAAAGCGTTGGCATGTTGTTATTCTATATTAGATTATGAGTTACACCTCAAATCGTGTCTTCTTCCTCTCCTTTTATGGACAGCCTTGAGTCGTTTGGGCCAAGAATAACCGTATTCTTGGTAAATCGATTTGTAGTGTTGTTTTTATTGCCTGCATTTCCTGTTACTACCTTTTGAGAAAAATCTGCCTTGTTGTTTGTGTTGGCATTTGGGGATATTATCCGGGCAGTATCGTTTGCCAATACAGCGGTTTGGTTTTCTATTTCTATCAGGTTTGGAATGCTCATGCCTATATCACCGACATACTGTTTCCATCTGGACAGTACTTTCACGACGTGATTAGCCGTTTCATCTCCTAACAAGAACCCATCTTTGACAATCGGGTCATGATAATACGCAGGTTCCTTCAGATGAAGTATATAGAAACTGACATCATCCCAGTTCTTTGGATTCTTGCCATTCTTTTGTGCAAGCGCCATAGCATCTCGCACGTGTGCACTTCCACCATTATATGCCGCAATAACATATTTGATTCGTTCTTTCCCTGTAATGTCTTTAAAGTCCTCATTGAGTGCGGCAATTATTTTACATCCCAATTCTATATTCTCTCTTGGTGCAAGATACTCTTTTACATTGTATTTCTCTGCCGTTGCGGGCATTATCTGCATCAGTCCCCTCGCTCCTGCTCCACTTATGGCATTAGGATCGAAACCTGACTCTTCATAGCACAATGCTGCTATAAGATGCCAATCCCAACCTGCCATATCTGCGTTTGCCTTAAAATGTTCATCATAGATGGAAATGACGTCGTCTTCAAGCGATATATAAGGGGGTATTGATTGTTTCCTTACTTCATGTCGCTTTCTGAGACATTGTATCATTACATTTTCAAGACTATCCCTCAACGCGTCCGAATACCATTCGTTGAGTACTTTCTCAAACTTAGGCTGATTGTTTCTTATAGCCCAGGACAAGTGGCTGACAGAATCCTTCGACCCTGCACTAGTCAGTTCTGCGCTATCGATGACTGTCGTCGGGACGAGTGTTGCTATTATATCTGCATTTTTTTCTTTAAGGATGTTTATCATCTGGGTGGTGTCTTCCGCCAAATTCACCTGTAATTCCAGGCCATTATCATCGGCAAAACTCTGCACCAATGCTAATTGTATTCCCATGACTGTATCGTCGATTTCCTCATAAGAATCAATGCCTCGTGTCATGGTTACGACAAGTTTACCACTTTCGAGGATTTCGTCCCAATCGTAAATATTCTTTGCCTCTTGTTTTTGCACCTCTTGTTTTTCGTTGTCATCTTTGTCTTGACGAGTATAATAATAAATACATGTACCAATGATGCATAGAAGGATAACAGCCAAGGCTAAATAAACAATCTGCTTTCTTTTCTTCTTATTATTATTGTTGGCAGCATTGTCTTTGTTGTTGGCAGGATTGCCTATTTCATCATTCTTGTTATCAGTCATATTGACTTTTTGCTTCACGTCTTTCTGTGAAACATTGTCATCCATGTACGGGGTTTCTTGTTCCATTATAAGAATTTGGTTCAAAATTATGCGCGAAGGTACGGCTAAATGTAACAATAATAAATACTTGCATCGTTAAATTATTATAAATTTCTTCTTCAAAGATATTTGTCTACACTCATTATCAAAATAAATGATTAAGTTTGCAATCATAAATCCGGACTGCGTGAACAGAGCATTTATTCTTCAACTCCATCCAATCATTGTCAAAGCAATTCTATCTTTGCTTATGGTTGTTTTTCCGGCTGTCTGCCATGCCTACGATTTTAAGGCAGAGGTGGACGGGGTAACTATGTATTTCAATGACAAAGGAGATCGAAAGGTTGTCCTTACCTATGAAAGTAGGCAGTTGGTATTTGAAGACGGCTCATTTGGTGATTTTGTTGAAGGTTACACTCAACTATCATTCCTTACCATTCCGTCTTCTATAGAATATAACGGCAACACGTATTCCGTTGTTGGGATTGAATCAGGGTGCTTTCAGAATTGCAATTTCAAGAGATTGTCTTTACCACATTCCATTACTTTTATCCAAACCACTATAGCATCATTGGACACCTTGTGCATTGAAGACGCTGCGGCATGGTGTAATGTGAATGGAGGTTATAAGATGATGGAAAAGTCGAAGTTTGTATTATCAGGTACTGAGCCACTGATCCATATAGATTTATTGAGCGCAGACACTCTTACGAGCATACAACCGGGTGCATTCAAATCATGCACCAGTTTGGAGTCCGTTTCATTACCGACATCCATTAAGACTATCGGCAAAGAGGCTTTCTATAATTGCAACGCTCTTGAAACAGTGAACATACAAAGAATAGACGTCTCCGTTGGCGACAAAGCATTCCAAAACACACCATGGTTAAAAAATCAGGCTGACGGGATGATTTACATTGGAAAAACTGCATATTGCTACAAAGGCAGTATGCCTTCGGGAACTTGTCTTTCCATTGATAGCGGCACAACCAACATTGCTTCATTTGCGTTTTCAGGATGCGCCGGTCTAATGTCTGTTGATGTGCCAGAAGGTGTTAAGGATATAGGAGAATCCGCTTTTGAAGATTGCACTGGATTGACAAATGTCACACTACCTTCTACTCTTAACACCATCGGAAGTTCTGCATTTTGTAATACTAAAATTTCGCACATCTCACTTCCTGATAATTTAAGCGTCATTCCTGCCTATTTGTTCTACAGTTGCAAACAATTGGAGTATGTTAAGTTGCCTTCGTCATTGGAACAGATTGGTAGCCAGGCGTTCCGCTATTGCACCAATCTACAAAGCATTGAGTTGCCTTCAAGTCTGAACACTATTGGCTTGAGCGCCTTCCGAAACTGTTCCAAATTGACCAACGTAACATTCAACGACTGCACTCCTGTCATTTCCAATTACGCCTTTCATCAAACAGGCAATTATAACAAAATCTCTGAAGGCATTGTTTACATCGGATCATTGGCATATTGCTATATAGGAACACTTGCAGACAGCACCAATTTAGAATTGAACGACGGAACCACATTCATTGGCGAACGTGCATTCACAAATCAGTCGGGCATCATGTGTCTGACACTTCCTAACAGCATAAAACGCATTGGGGCAAATGCCTTTAATGGTTGTAACAACATATCACACATTGAAAGTAAAATAGAGAACCCTAGTGAATGCTTGCTAACTTCCAATTCATTTACACCCTACGTTTTTACAAATGCACAACTGAATGTACCTTACGGCACGAAACATCTTTATTCCATACAAGAGAATTGGCGTAAATTTAAGTCCATTACTGAAGCCATCCTGACTGGTGATGCCAACGATGACGGCATAGTTAATGTATCGGACGTGGTTCTTCTGATTAACAAAATTCTTTCTGGCGAAGAAGTTGAATACACAGTTGACGATGTTGTTACGTGTATCAACGACATTCTTTCTTCCACATCCGACAAAACTGTAGATGACATTGTAGATATCATAAACAGGATTCTTGGCAGTAATATTCAGAAATTCAACAAGAAAGCGGCAGATTTGACAAATGACGGTGTAATCAACGTGTCAGACGTTGTTGGACTAATAAATGTGATTCTTGGCGAATAAAGAGACTTTCAACAATAAAAAGAGACTTTTTAAGTTAAATATTATAATACTAATGACTTTTGATGTCAGTTAGATCTTCAAAGTGAATGGTTAAATAATGAGAAGACTTATCAATTTAGCATATTTATTGTCTTTAGGAGTGTTTTTGGTTTCATGTGCTACTGCAGAGCGTTTGCAAAAGCGTGGCGACAACTTTTTGGCATTGGGCGAATATGCAGAGGCCTCAGGTCAGTACAAACGTGCTTATAATCTGACATCACCTAAAGACCACGAGAAACGCGGCTTTCTCCAATATCGCATGGCTGAATGTTTCAGAAAATATGGCTATACCGCTCGTGCAGTAGGTGCGTATAAGAGTGCTGCTCGTTACAATTACACAGACACTTTAACCTACTATTGGGAAGGTGAGATGCTTCGCAAGCAGGGAGATTATAAAGGTGCTCGAAAGGCATACGAGAGTCAACTTGAAATTACCCCCAAACATGAAGGATCTCTTCAGGGGCTTACATCTTGCGACATATCGCCAGACATCAAGGCGGCAGGTTCGGCTTACAGTGTGAAAATTGAGCCACTATTTAACGGAAGTCGTGCAGATTATTCCCCTGCTTTTATGGGCACCGAAGCCGATCAGTTGTACTATTCCACGACACGTTCTCAAGCCACTGGGGACGACTACAGCGGCATTACAGGTGAGATGGCAGCCGACATCTACTATAGCAAGAAAGATGACAAAGGAAATTGGACACGCCCTGAAGGCGCTGAAGGCAACCTAAACAGCGAATTTGATGAAGGTGCCTGCCAATTCAGTGCTGACGGTAAGACGATGTATCTCACGATTTGTCGTACTGATGCCGACTATCCGAGAATGGCAGAAATTTGGACGGCTAGTCGCAGCGATGCAACATGGGCCAAGCCACAACAACTAAAAATAACAAGCGATACTTTATCAAGTTATGCTCATCCCGCTCCGAGCGCTGATGGTCGTTGGTTGTATTTTGTCAGCGATATGCCGGGAGGATTTGGTGGTCTAGATATCTGGCGCGCCTCTTTAAGCAGCAAGGGCGTGGGTACGGTAGAAAACCTCGGTCCCAAAATTAATACAAAAGGCGACGAAATGTTTCCCACCACACGTTACAATGGTGAACTGTACTTTTCTTCCAACGGAAAGGAGGGGCTTGGCGGTTTGGACATATTCAAAGCGGTGGAAGATACCGTGAACAAGACATGGATTGTGGAACACCTGCCTGCCCCGATGAACTCAAATGGTGATGACTTCGGTATGACGTTTGAAGGCAAACACAATCGCGGCTATTTCTCATCAAACCGTAGCACTGGCGGCAGAGGTTGGGATAAGATTTATTCTTTCAGTTATCCGGAAAGACTAACGACAGTGAAAGGCTGGGTGTATGAACAAGACGGATATGAACTCACTACTGCACAAGTGTACATGGTAGGTGATGATGGCACTAACGAAAAGGTGGCAGTCCTTAGTGATGGGTCCTTTGAGCGTGAAGTGAAACCTGGAGTGAACTATGTTTTTCTTGCTGTTTGCAATGGTTTCTTGAACTACCAGAATGAATTGAAAGTACCCGAGCATCTCACCGAAGAGACACAATACGTACTTCAGTTCCCTATGCCAAGCATGAACATTCCCGTCCTGGTCCGCAATGTCTTCTACGAATTCGACAAAGCCGACCTTACTCCAGAATCAGTAGAGGCTTTGGACCGACTCGTAAAACTTCTCACACAGAACAAGCATATCACTATCGAACTGAGTTCACATTGTGACTATCGTGGCGAAGACGACTATAATCTTGCTTTGTCTCAACGTCGCGCAGAAAGTGTGGTAAACTATCTTACGGAACATGGAGTTTCGGCAGACCGTCTTCAAGCCAAAGGCTATGGCGAGAAGCGTCCGAAAATTGTCAACAAGAAACTCACCGAGACGCACACATTCCTCCATACAGGAGACACGCTCACGCTGGACTACGTACTCAAACTTGATTCTGCCAAGCAAGAGGTTTGCAATGCTTTGAACCGCCGCACTGAATTTCGTGTATTGCGTACAACTTACGGACTATTCGACGAGAAGGGTAATGTTAATGTTGACGCTGTGAAGGCCGATGTCAAGAACAATGCAGCACTGAAAGAAGAGGAAGATAAGGAGAAGGCTGTTGGCAAAAAGGAGGAAGAGGAGAAAGAGGCTGAAGACGAAGTATTTGAATATGTGGAATAGAAAAAATTCAGATGATTTCCATTCTCATTCCCGTATATAATTATGACTGCACGATACTAATTAAGGCATTGTGCAGTCAGTGTGTATCTCTACGGGAGTCAGATAACGATTTTGATTATGAGATCATCTTAGGCGACGACTGCTCCACTGACGAGTCCTGCATTACAGCATTATCAGAAATTGCAAAACTGCCCAGATGCCGTTTGTTACACCAAGACGTCAATATCGGCAGGGCTGCCATACGCAATCGTCTTTACGAAATTTCATGCGGAGATTACTTGCTATTCATCGACTGCGATGCAGAAATAGTGAGTGATGATTTCGTGAAGCGTTATTACAACGAGCGTCAAAACGCTGATGTGATATGTGGAGCACTTTGCAATCCTTCTGAAAAGCCTTATGGCTGCGAATTGCGTTATAAATACGAAAAGGAAGCCGAACTCGCAGGACAACGAAGTGTCTCCTTCCGCACAGCACGACCTTATGACATGCTCTCCACATTCAATATCATGTTTCGTCGTGAAGTATTTGGTAGCATACTTTTCGATGATCGTTGCACTGAATATGGCTATGAAGATGTCTTGATGGGTATTCGCCTAAAAGAAGAAGGTTACAGCATACTACACACAGACAATGCTCTTCTTCATCGCGGCATAAACAGCAACTCATCCTTTCTTAAAAACACAGAGGCAGGCATTCGCGCACTCTATCGCATAGGCGAGCCGCTTCTCTCCCACTCCAATCTTGCCAATACGGCACTCCGCCTGAAACGTTGGCACTTGATGGGTGTTTTTATCTTTTTCTTTAAGTTGTTCAAGTCCATCATCAGGAGCAACTTATTAGGGCGCCACCCCTCGTTACTGCTTTTCAAAGTTTACAAATTAGGGTATTTATGTGCATTGATGGACAAACAAGAAGATTTATAGGCCTTTATACCCTGATTATCCATCAAATATTCGTAATTTCGCGCCCGAAAACAAAAAAGCGAAAAATAGCATGATTACAGTATCAAAC
Encoded here:
- a CDS encoding leucine-rich repeat protein encodes the protein MIKFAIINPDCVNRAFILQLHPIIVKAILSLLMVVFPAVCHAYDFKAEVDGVTMYFNDKGDRKVVLTYESRQLVFEDGSFGDFVEGYTQLSFLTIPSSIEYNGNTYSVVGIESGCFQNCNFKRLSLPHSITFIQTTIASLDTLCIEDAAAWCNVNGGYKMMEKSKFVLSGTEPLIHIDLLSADTLTSIQPGAFKSCTSLESVSLPTSIKTIGKEAFYNCNALETVNIQRIDVSVGDKAFQNTPWLKNQADGMIYIGKTAYCYKGSMPSGTCLSIDSGTTNIASFAFSGCAGLMSVDVPEGVKDIGESAFEDCTGLTNVTLPSTLNTIGSSAFCNTKISHISLPDNLSVIPAYLFYSCKQLEYVKLPSSLEQIGSQAFRYCTNLQSIELPSSLNTIGLSAFRNCSKLTNVTFNDCTPVISNYAFHQTGNYNKISEGIVYIGSLAYCYIGTLADSTNLELNDGTTFIGERAFTNQSGIMCLTLPNSIKRIGANAFNGCNNISHIESKIENPSECLLTSNSFTPYVFTNAQLNVPYGTKHLYSIQENWRKFKSITEAILTGDANDDGIVNVSDVVLLINKILSGEEVEYTVDDVVTCINDILSSTSDKTVDDIVDIINRILGSNIQKFNKKAADLTNDGVINVSDVVGLINVILGE
- a CDS encoding AAA domain-containing protein; translated protein: MPTLLFSEIQELTRQQTSLRSKYYQLNELLQRVCNSFSEDYNTSFTGLFSQLNAVCQANKIDKRDIDFARRRIRLVLRGEMLPDEQTFARDCGHLSHFIAQLYHTKVPSNLAHLYVPEKRETQKIEAIYLKKRAIVEQINKDNFVCSTVDGDEWTVVPNERTSKTFKILETGMTVNLIDTKVSDGKYEPRLIIFEPDFLIDVSQLAGCMMHYGNHPFNYLLKMFEPVSTKIFFLLGNLANQFVDDIVNSKKSEQKQIYLDACKKNFRDFALQYLVLSSETNTDFFEDTKRHFANIYKIVHQNFGSRHVNIKLDEIILEPSFICEALGLRGRYDIMSSDRLSLIELKSGKAEEFYSKPVKPKKDNLMQMTLYAEMLHYNFLIPRDKIKSYLLYSKYPVIYEERNSAEAVAEIMFLRNRIVKMLQAIRKGNFSKYLPYIREDVINENKINDKLYNNFLKPRLSEITTPLKEMKGVLKDYFCEYLTFLVREQFMSKTSDMREGGSRGFARVWNADFTTKILTGDILYDLKIKETKGNDSVENIVFQIPAYDDDFIPNFRSGEIVQVYQRNKNEDNVLNKQLIRAHIVNLRTDEIELALTFPQRNSEVFPADALYAIEHDYTDSSFNTAFRGLFQLLRTEKSRQELLLGLRKPETNPNIRLKGEYGEQMNSIVLQVMQAKDYFLLVGPPGTGKTSVALKNITEEFVATSPDGQALLLMAYTNRAVDEICGMLDGINANYIRIGNEHACAPEFRKRLLSKRVEKCDRRQDAARIIQTTDIYVGTVLSISGKPELFELKSIGCAVIDEASQILEPFIVGLLSVQNSRGKVCIPKFILIGDHKQLPAVVVQSEKNTKVEMDSLQQIGLNNLRNSFFQRLSILQQKYDWRGVTALLNKQGRMHPEISKFVSNVFYEGRLEEVPCPHQKENLNLNKTQSQTERFIAETRMGFVNVSPPEIVENVKVNTNEAKVVAKLLKSLINLYERNGEEIYTPKQVGIIVPFRNQIRAVRNELRKEEVPDYEDITIDTVECFQGSQRDFIFFSTTISRRYQLDTLSNVQTSGDVIIDRKLNVAITRARKQMFIVGNEQLLSDNQIYRNLIGNCRKIKMEVDEIAIN
- the porE gene encoding PorE family type IX secretion system protein, which gives rise to MRRLINLAYLLSLGVFLVSCATAERLQKRGDNFLALGEYAEASGQYKRAYNLTSPKDHEKRGFLQYRMAECFRKYGYTARAVGAYKSAARYNYTDTLTYYWEGEMLRKQGDYKGARKAYESQLEITPKHEGSLQGLTSCDISPDIKAAGSAYSVKIEPLFNGSRADYSPAFMGTEADQLYYSTTRSQATGDDYSGITGEMAADIYYSKKDDKGNWTRPEGAEGNLNSEFDEGACQFSADGKTMYLTICRTDADYPRMAEIWTASRSDATWAKPQQLKITSDTLSSYAHPAPSADGRWLYFVSDMPGGFGGLDIWRASLSSKGVGTVENLGPKINTKGDEMFPTTRYNGELYFSSNGKEGLGGLDIFKAVEDTVNKTWIVEHLPAPMNSNGDDFGMTFEGKHNRGYFSSNRSTGGRGWDKIYSFSYPERLTTVKGWVYEQDGYELTTAQVYMVGDDGTNEKVAVLSDGSFEREVKPGVNYVFLAVCNGFLNYQNELKVPEHLTEETQYVLQFPMPSMNIPVLVRNVFYEFDKADLTPESVEALDRLVKLLTQNKHITIELSSHCDYRGEDDYNLALSQRRAESVVNYLTEHGVSADRLQAKGYGEKRPKIVNKKLTETHTFLHTGDTLTLDYVLKLDSAKQEVCNALNRRTEFRVLRTTYGLFDEKGNVNVDAVKADVKNNAALKEEEDKEKAVGKKEEEEKEAEDEVFEYVE
- a CDS encoding transglycosylase SLT domain-containing protein; this translates as MEQETPYMDDNVSQKDVKQKVNMTDNKNDEIGNPANNKDNAANNNNKKKRKQIVYLALAVILLCIIGTCIYYYTRQDKDDNEKQEVQKQEAKNIYDWDEILESGKLVVTMTRGIDSYEEIDDTVMGIQLALVQSFADDNGLELQVNLAEDTTQMINILKEKNADIIATLVPTTVIDSAELTSAGSKDSVSHLSWAIRNNQPKFEKVLNEWYSDALRDSLENVMIQCLRKRHEVRKQSIPPYISLEDDVISIYDEHFKANADMAGWDWHLIAALCYEESGFDPNAISGAGARGLMQIMPATAEKYNVKEYLAPRENIELGCKIIAALNEDFKDITGKERIKYVIAAYNGGSAHVRDAMALAQKNGKNPKNWDDVSFYILHLKEPAYYHDPIVKDGFLLGDETANHVVKVLSRWKQYVGDIGMSIPNLIEIENQTAVLANDTARIISPNANTNNKADFSQKVVTGNAGNKNNTTNRFTKNTVILGPNDSRLSIKGEEEDTI
- a CDS encoding glycosyltransferase family 2 protein — protein: MISILIPVYNYDCTILIKALCSQCVSLRESDNDFDYEIILGDDCSTDESCITALSEIAKLPRCRLLHQDVNIGRAAIRNRLYEISCGDYLLFIDCDAEIVSDDFVKRYYNERQNADVICGALCNPSEKPYGCELRYKYEKEAELAGQRSVSFRTARPYDMLSTFNIMFRREVFGSILFDDRCTEYGYEDVLMGIRLKEEGYSILHTDNALLHRGINSNSSFLKNTEAGIRALYRIGEPLLSHSNLANTALRLKRWHLMGVFIFFFKLFKSIIRSNLLGRHPSLLLFKVYKLGYLCALMDKQEDL